Within Gigantopelta aegis isolate Gae_Host unplaced genomic scaffold, Gae_host_genome ctg3494_pilon_pilon:::debris, whole genome shotgun sequence, the genomic segment TCAAAACAGCATTTTAAGACAGGTGGTTGCTTAAAAGAAGTGGCAGGTACAGGTATGTTGAACAGGTTGGTCCACAACTCCCATATGGTGTCTACATGTGTTTCTTCATTAATATAATATCATTGTTTAATTTAACTGTCATTGACATTTATCAAGATTTTCACAAGCATATACAAAGACTACAcctacacacatataaataaaaaatgtagttttttcatgtgctatttttattgacatttgttttttattttagaaatatacTGGCATACCTctgccagaattttttttttgggtacGGCACAATGGCTCTGAATGCAACCAATCAATTATATTGGCACTcccccagaaaaaaatgggttaagtttagggttagggttaagaaaatcatatcataatgataagagtaattaattgatataccagttgtggtgcactggctgcaacaagaaatagcccaatgggtccatcaacggggattgatcccacactgaccacgcatcgagtGAGCACCTTACCACTGAAAACATAAATGAATACTCACAGTATACTTTCAGTGTGAACTGTTCACTTTTCGATTTTGGAATAGCCGTGTTAGTCACTTTACATGTGTAAACATTCCCGTTCTGAATCCTGTTGATGTTACTCAGTTTTAACTGAGAGCTGGCTGTGATTAGCTGAGTCCCCAGTTTCCAGGAGAAGGAACATGGTGGATCACAGGCAGCTTCACAATTCACAGTCAAACTCCCTCCTTCTGCTGCATAGCCAGGTGATTGTGGCCGGATTGTAACAGAATCTGGTCCATCTGAGAAAAAActaattacaattatatatgtatgtatgtatgtatgtatgtatgtatgtacagtgaaactcctctattAAGACCACCTGTGGGACTTATGAAAATTGGTCTTAAAACTGGGGTGGTCCTATTACCGAATTACTAACATTTagaaggtttttaaaattttaattgtgttgtgtataaagtgataaaaaaaacttttcaaTCCACTTCGCGACATCCTCGTCTGAAACGCTGGCACTTTCTCCATTGATTATTCCAAAGGCTATATTGTGTCGTTGCCTGAATCTGTTTAACCAGCCATTTGAAGCCTTAAACTCACTTTCTGCAATTCCAAGTTCAGTTGCATATTTCAAAGCTTTCATTTTTAACATGGGGCCTGAAATCGGTACATCTTGACCGCGCATGCGTTGAAACCATTCCCACATTAATGTATTCAGCTGTTCTACGGGAGAACGTACACATAAACGTTTTCGAtcattatctttatttttctcGTAGCCATCCAAAATCTCTGcctttcttttcaatattaacTGTACTTGCGTTTTTCCGATACCGAATTTCTCTGCAAGCGTGTGTTGACTTTTTCCTGGACTGTCATTTATTAAAGTAACTTTTTGTTTCAAAGTCAATTCACAGCGTGATTTACCCTTTTTGGGGGTTCCCATTTCAAACGTTGATATTACCTCTGCCGATATAACGGAAGAAATACGGCATTCGTAGTGTTTACCGTTTACCTCACTTCGACAGggtcaaataataaaaaaaccacaaCTCACTTTGTGGCCTCAGTCATTACACATCTCAATAACGGATAACAACACTTCTTTTGTTTCCTAGTGAATTAGTCGGTAAATGTATTCTATTGTGTCCTAATTatcattaacacattttattagacTCGGTAGATTTAGGCTGTATCTTCGAACAACAGGTACATAAGCATTAAACACGTGTCATGCCGACATCTGACCTGTATCGTTTCTTTCAACATCAAACGTGATTATAGCGATTTCCGCTGGAATGGCTATTGCAATTTGTATAGACAGTTTATTGGTTACAATGCTATTTAATTGACGCGTGGAACGCCTGTTCTCGTAAACCGAATGAGTGTCAGCTCTAGAGTCTGATGACTGGCTTGCATCGcttcattaatattaatcagTTGACAATGTTTTCCGGAAACTGAAAGTTGGTTATGTGAACAGATTGCGATGGGCGGTTTTTCAATGACTTAAACGTGTATCTCTCTTTAACagttttaattcatttcaaaagACAGAACATTGGTGTTTACTTTACTTCCTGTTACCTGTTCCAGTCTCGGCTAAAACAAAGCAAGCATTAAATTTAGATCAGTTATTGTTGAACAGCCTTGGGAATGaacaaatatgatatattgatATCATAATTTGGTCCAACTGGCAGGGTCGAAATATACGCAAAACGACGATCGGGACTGACTTTACTGGTCGTAAATCCGCAATAGCGGGGTGGTCTGAATACCGggtaatttttactattaaatatgAAGGAAATATTCCGGTCTTCTAAAAAGTGGTCTGTTTAGTGGGGTGGTCTTAGAATCGGGGTGGTCGTTaggtggggtttcactgtatatatatatatatatatatatatatatatatatatatatatatatatatatatacacactaatGGTATCCAAGCAGTGTAATATTAAAGTAATTGCAATAATTAGTATCAACTACTGTCAATTTATTAAACTAGAATATACTGTGGACTAATTAAGGTCAACAAAAGAACATTCCTCGTTTAGCATCATGTATAcacaattgaataaataaaatatctaataGCAGCCTTTTGATATGTTATATTTCAAAAATGAAAACTGGAAAGAGGGTTGTCATGGATTTCCGTCCAGCATGGTTCAATTAAATTGTTCTGGGTTGTAAAATAGCAGGCTTTGGTATCTAAATGAATGTAAtattcatttataatccattcttagagaaataaggtcctgtATGCAGGGATGCGAGAGGgcccctgaaggaaaattgttgttttcatCCCACTACagagttatttatttctgagccgactgatttgtgaattggacacaaaaatattatttttatatatacatatattttttgctatttccaaaactcttttacttttgttcttatgtcaaatcaaactgaaattatttacaaaaaaacagttttgtaggtgatgggacggactatagtttagACTggtcactgttgcaatataacattgtctactggtttgttgcacatcaagtatctaaaaatcagtctaaaacgtTTGccggaatactagtagtatgtctgcataaATAAACTTCcagtaatcgtgaagtttgcaaattttaatttctgaacatcTACAGGTCACGACGTAACCAATCTGCAGttcgcatgaaatattgtgccctgtaacaTATGAGtaagaaatatttactttatGTTCACAAGCGATAAACGTCATCTCTTATTATTACAGAAGGTTCAGATCCTACACTGTTAGGTAAAAATTGGTTAGAGGCTCTAAAACTGGACTGgaaaaaatatttcatgttcAGAAAGTTCAAAATGATAATTAGAAATTTTGTttccaattttcattattatgcatacttacctagtgctagcataACCAGTATgttattcaacctgagtcatatcctgcactgcagaattgtctcccttgccggatgtgTAATAGTACATCCGTGCATGGGCAGACCATACACATGTACCTCATCCTCAATTCAAAGTCTGAACTGACCGAACCAAGAGAAGATCTCCTAGGGGCTGGTGGGAGGTTACCCTGGTTGTATGAATAATAGTAAAACTTGAACAACAAAaatctaatagtcttattcaagttactgtgctagcacaaccaaTATTGTACAACAGACGTGTGATAACATTGTTAGAGCAcatgaattcaacattaatgggatgAGATAAGAAAAAGAGGACTTacccattgaaaaacaaatgtgaatCTTCTCAGCAGGTGTATCAAAACCAAATCACACAAGGTAAATAATTAAGTGACTTTAAGATTATGAAAGGAAAAAACACTAGACTGCCCCAGACAGGAATTACCCCCGAAAGGTGGTTCTACCATCTCTGACACGGCCTGTACCAGCTGCCTACTGGAATAGAGGTCTCCCTCTTCTCATGACCCTGCACACTGAGACAACTTGTTGACCTGCAATAACCAACTGAATCTGATGCATACCACCAGGACTAACAGCCATGTCTCAAAAATAGAAGTGATCAAATGCGTGTCAACCCTTCCACACTCCTGCAAATATCCAAGGTAGCTGAGATTGCTCTAATCTTATGACGCTTGACGGAGAAATTCTGAAGAATATTATCTCAAACTGTCTCATATGCCAGTTTGATTGTTTCCACAATCCATCTCAAAAAAGAATTGCTAGTTATGTCTTCCCTTTACGTTAAAGAGATAAAGGGTCTCTTCTTCCCATGGTGAAGAAGCTTAGTAAATTCCAGATAATAGTTCAAAGCTCTGATCGGAAAAAGGAGCCAGTCAGAATTATCAGAAGGCAACATACAAGACAAAGTTTGAATGATTGCCAGAGGAAATTCTTCTCCTGGTGCCTGGATCTTAGCCACAAAGATGGGATCAATCTGTAACATAAGTGACCCATCAGAGTTATAATTGACTAAATCATGCAAGAAGGCATGAATTTCACTAATACATCTAAACGCAGCAAGTGAGACGAGGAGACATGTTTTCCCCAAGTTAAATGGCAAACCTCAGTGGCTCATATGGTATACCCTTGAGTGCATGAAGAACCAGAAAGACATCCCATTTCGATAAAATGGAAGGCCTCTCAACCATGTTCTGCAATGACTTAAGCAAATCATGAAATACAACATTCACAgtccttgccttttgaaaaacaaaggccagtgaaaaattgcacacctcaaaatgcttaggcgagtgaaaaatcgcactcgcgagtgaaaaccaagcatttattagtttatgaagtaattggtgcatgtaaatgcagagacatatgttgcaaaaatgaaccaagaaaccaataatgttttcttctaattttatgttgtttggttcattagtgcaGTCTGACATGTATACAGTGATGCAGaccatttgattttttaattacaatatatgtactattcagatattttgatgcacacaattatatatataccttttcaaTGTTAGATAGTTTGATGAAtgtgcagctaaacatatatataggaatcaacttgtcttgaattttattattatgtacaaagaAGATGATTAAgatagttgggatggggaaaaaactggttccgaggaggtggttcatgaactacgacccaagcatctcaggtgtgcactactgactgatattattaaaactttttttaataactcgtgaaatgtaggcctacaattacttTAACTGATAGTGTTAGTTACgacattgacattcacgtgacatttttaattcaacaattacgcaaccagtctccctccctcaacattttgtaacacgtcatttGACACTGCTACAAGTTACAAACAGCTCTGATGGTGTTACGTCATTGATCTAGAATGGCCCCaatgttgttaataacaaaatatacacactctgacaaaatctgtcattacaaaggattttattccaaacatgggatgccataataaagctaataaaaaaaaacataattttagacataagaagttgtcaagtagaccagcgtgtgcATGCAGAATTCcaagaataaaaataatctgaccccaatagctctgattggtcaatatgccacagagtaTTGCACATCAAATCAcgttccagtcacatggtctgtgactttctaacaaaccaaacaaaaattaaatagtgggaaatgatcattgattactgttactatagtgtgtacatatatacatatctaaATAACATATGCACATTCATTAGGCCCctaacctctggctgaaatacaaatatttaaatgaagttgattttttaaaaagataagacaagaaaaataatagacgtaaaacaaatacctgacttattcctacatacctattatcatttcttttccttctttttattattcctttttattattccgtctaaatttcttttatttttttaaagaaagtataaaattacacgaTTTCCATTTTCGGGATCTAATATAAGttttgtaggctaacagttatgaactaatcgagacaaaTTTACTGACTTCGCTGATTTTcgtaacgagttcatttgtgtaggctacaaaagccactatttaattcaatctattttctctttttgtcataactatatgaacagtacaaatgggttatccttatcagacgttgtgatctattaccttacaaaagtggactgtttctaattaataataaattaaataggcagaCCTTTTGACCGGATTGGTACATCTTTGAAGATGTCTCTTAAACCTGTGTTTTccaatttgtatagcaaagacaagtaccagtcatatattaaaatcatgCATGGACACTTCCGTTCTGATATTATTAAAcagatctttctatcagctacatacgGTAAAttgtggcaatcaatatacaaaattattttacgtgaGCTGTTTATTAAGTGTAACGTgagttatttttcacactcgccagattgaaattacatgcgctgtacgagcgcgaACGCACCCACGCACcttaaaaggcaaggtctgCATTCACTGTCTAAGTGTAGTGAAGATGGAAGATCTGTGATTCTTTACTGTATGAACCTTTAGCTTCCTTTCCTAGACAAGAGCAAGAAATTATTCAGCTAAATCATTGGCACTTAGTGATAAGGGATCGAAATCAGCTTCACCTGCCAAATGAACCCAAATGTTCCAGTGACACTTGACAAAACTCTCAGTAGACTAGATGCTTCAAGGAAGAGACAAGTTCAGCAATTAGTTGAGAAAAACGTCTGGCTTCGGATCTCACATGATCTGCCTTAGTCTTTGCAGTGATAGAAGCTGTGGAAATCAAGGTTGGGCAGCCCCACTCAGTGCCACAAGCATCACTTGACACATTTGCTGTCTGACCTATCTTGCCCAGAATCTTCCTGAGTAAAACTGGGTGTGGGACTACATACAGATCCAATCCCATCCAGTTTATGCTCAACGCATCGTACTCCAATGCCAGAGTATCGGGAACCAGTGACAAAAACACTGGCAACTGCTGGTTCAGTCTGTTTGCGAACATATCCAATTGTGGACTCCCACACAACTGCAAAATCCTGTTAGCTACCTCCTTGTGGAACATCTAATCTGTTTGGACATGTGAACAATGACTCAAGACACTGACCGAAGAAGGAATGTGTCTGGCCATCAACACATCTTCCCAACAGTCGCACAAATTCAGAATCTCCAAGGCTTTGCTACTCGGTAACTCGAAACTTAGTGCCTCTCCATCAGTTGATGTAAACAACAACTGACATGTTGTTGGACCATAGCAAAATTCAACGATGTTGAATAACATTGCAGAAGTGGAGGCAAGCATGATGAACTGCTTCCAACTCAAACAGATTGATGTGGAGACTCTTCTCAGAGGCAGCCCACACTTGACAAATATTGATCCAAAAGATACATACCAAAAACCTCAGTGGAAGCATCGGTGAACAGAAACCAGCTCTGGAGAAAGTGGGTGTAAAGGAAAGACCTGGAACAAACAATTGTCCTCCAGACACTCTCGGATTGGTTGTACAAACCAAGGCTCCAATGGAATCAGCATATCCCAACAGTGACCATCACAAACATGAAACAAATGCCATGGCACTAGAGTGGTCTTTTAAATCATCTGAACCACACATTCAGTGTGGTCAGCAACTCAAGATGTTCCACTAACCCATGAAGTGTGCGCACCGAAGTCCACTAATGTTTCTCTAACGTCTTGAAATTGTGGAGGCGCAAATCCATCAGTTGAACGGATGCCTCTACTAGGTTGAAGACAACTctgaaatatatatctaattaagggGCCACTTCGAGCTATCATGCAAAAACAAAAGGGTTTTACAATCCccaaaatatatactttaaaagTCAAAATATCATTGGTATTACATTGGCAAGCATAAAAACCAaagcatgggcgtacataggattttgaaaaggggggttccaaaatagattgcagagatattgggcatatatttctatgttgagtaaatataataatgtcag encodes:
- the LOC121392191 gene encoding carcinoembryonic antigen-related cell adhesion molecule 20-like, coding for MFHKEVANRILQLCGSPQLDMFANRLNQQLPVFLSLVPDTLALEYDALSINWMGLDLYVVPHPVLLRKILGKIGQTANVSSDACGTEWGCPTLISTASITAKTKADHIDPIFVAKIQAPGEEFPLAIIQTLSYGPDSVTIRPQSPGYAAEGGSLTVNCEAACDPPCSFSWKLGTQLITASSQLKLSNINRIQNGNVYTCKVTNTAIPKSKSEQFTLKVYYGPDSVTIRPQSPGYAAEGGSLTVNCEAACDPPCSFSWKLGTQLITASSQLKLSNINRIQNGNVYTCKVTNTAIPKSKSEQFTLRVYCEYSFMFPVVRGTEDTAAWQTAFTTSEKISGFLERPSASAFNLPARYDKVKS